A genomic stretch from Petrimonas mucosa includes:
- a CDS encoding GIY-YIG nuclease family protein, producing MNSQTADANFARIRKQKIIEMSKKAFFPARPNTNPTIYAYELVGVDTHKGLLKIGYTDRDAQTRIKEQLGTAAIPYKIVFEESAMKRDGSSFIDRDVHRHLRKLGFANPEGEWFQCTLNDLRRAMWEIKTGERTEENRVHTYSMRPEQEAAVNKTFIYFKNYKKENPNKPPHFLWNAKMRFGKTFTTYQLAKKMGWKKLLVLTFKPAVENAWKEDLLSHVDFKGWQFISKQSDELTSENIDNNKPLVCFGSFQDYLGTQKDGSIKVKNEWVHKTEWDCIVFDEYHFGAWRDNAKDLFDRDSDAEKEMEEFKKIEKEGFAEDKKADVLEGILPIKANHFLYLSGTPFRAINSGEFIEEQIYNWTYSDEQRAKENWDESKGPNPYASLPRMVMLTYQLPDSIRQIAMQGEFDGFDLNVFFSAEGEGRNARFKYEDEVQKWLDLIRGAFSETTVDHLKMGAKKPPLPFSHAPLLKVLNHTFWFLPTVAACNAMANLLKQRQNKFYHDYKVVVAAGTEAGIGVEALQPVLDAMTDNPLDSKTITLSCGKLTTGVSVKPWTGIFMLRNSSSPETYFQAAFRVQTPWVIKNPDSKSPNKEEILKEECYVFDFAPDRALRQIADYSCRLNVNESNPEAKVAEFINFLPVLAYDGSSMKQVDAVGILDMAMSGTTATLLARRWESALLVNVDNNTLARLMANEEAMKALMNIEGFRNLNQDIETIINKSEAVKKAKKEANDRELTKKEKKELSDEEKEYKSLRKQIQEKLIKFATRVPVFMYLTDYRERSLRDVITQLEPGLFKKVTGLSVKDFELLVSLGVFNSALMNDAVYKFKRYEDASLEYIGINKHEGQDVGLYDTVLSRKDYEESFVNEPE from the coding sequence ATGAATAGCCAAACAGCAGATGCAAATTTTGCAAGAATTAGAAAACAGAAAATTATTGAAATGAGTAAAAAAGCATTTTTCCCGGCACGCCCCAACACTAATCCAACTATTTACGCTTATGAGTTGGTAGGTGTGGACACGCACAAAGGTTTGCTAAAAATCGGCTATACCGACCGTGATGCACAAACACGTATCAAAGAGCAATTAGGCACGGCAGCCATTCCATACAAAATTGTATTTGAAGAATCGGCAATGAAGCGCGACGGCAGTTCCTTCATTGACCGGGATGTACATAGACATTTGCGTAAATTAGGATTTGCAAACCCTGAGGGAGAGTGGTTTCAATGTACTTTAAATGATTTACGCAGAGCGATGTGGGAAATCAAAACAGGAGAAAGAACAGAAGAAAACCGTGTGCATACATACAGTATGCGTCCGGAGCAGGAAGCAGCCGTAAATAAAACATTTATTTATTTCAAAAATTATAAGAAAGAAAATCCCAACAAACCACCTCATTTTCTATGGAATGCTAAGATGCGTTTTGGAAAAACCTTTACCACTTACCAGTTGGCTAAAAAAATGGGGTGGAAAAAATTGTTAGTGCTAACCTTCAAGCCTGCAGTAGAAAATGCTTGGAAAGAAGATCTATTGTCTCATGTGGACTTTAAAGGTTGGCAGTTTATATCCAAACAATCAGATGAACTTACGAGCGAAAATATAGATAACAATAAACCTTTGGTTTGTTTTGGTTCCTTCCAAGACTATTTGGGAACACAAAAAGATGGCAGTATTAAAGTTAAAAACGAGTGGGTTCATAAAACAGAATGGGACTGCATTGTATTTGATGAATACCATTTCGGGGCTTGGCGGGACAATGCGAAAGACCTTTTTGATAGAGACAGCGATGCTGAAAAAGAAATGGAAGAATTCAAAAAAATAGAAAAAGAAGGGTTTGCTGAAGATAAAAAAGCCGATGTATTAGAAGGTATACTGCCCATCAAAGCCAATCACTTTTTGTATTTATCCGGAACACCCTTTCGGGCGATAAATTCAGGTGAATTTATCGAAGAACAAATTTACAATTGGACCTATTCTGATGAGCAACGAGCTAAGGAAAACTGGGATGAATCCAAAGGACCGAATCCGTATGCGTCCTTGCCGAGAATGGTAATGCTCACGTATCAACTTCCAGACTCCATTCGCCAGATTGCAATGCAAGGCGAGTTTGACGGATTTGACTTGAATGTTTTCTTTTCGGCCGAAGGAGAAGGAAGAAATGCCCGATTCAAATACGAAGACGAAGTACAAAAATGGTTAGATTTAATCCGAGGCGCATTTAGCGAAACTACCGTTGACCATTTGAAAATGGGAGCCAAAAAACCGCCACTTCCTTTTTCACACGCACCATTGCTCAAAGTACTAAATCACACTTTTTGGTTTTTACCAACCGTTGCAGCCTGTAACGCAATGGCCAATCTATTGAAACAGAGACAGAATAAATTTTACCATGATTACAAAGTAGTAGTTGCAGCAGGAACGGAAGCAGGAATTGGCGTAGAAGCATTGCAACCAGTATTAGATGCAATGACAGACAATCCACTGGATTCTAAAACTATTACGCTCTCTTGTGGTAAATTGACTACAGGTGTTTCCGTAAAGCCGTGGACAGGTATCTTTATGTTGCGAAATTCTTCCAGTCCAGAAACGTATTTCCAAGCAGCATTCCGAGTACAAACACCGTGGGTTATTAAAAACCCAGACAGCAAATCGCCCAACAAAGAAGAAATACTGAAAGAAGAATGTTACGTTTTTGACTTTGCTCCCGACCGTGCATTAAGGCAAATTGCCGATTACAGTTGCCGACTTAATGTAAACGAATCAAACCCCGAAGCAAAAGTTGCTGAGTTTATCAACTTCCTACCAGTATTGGCTTATGACGGCAGTTCAATGAAGCAAGTGGATGCAGTGGGAATTTTAGATATGGCAATGAGTGGCACAACCGCAACGCTTTTAGCAAGACGATGGGAAAGTGCCTTACTCGTAAATGTGGACAATAACACCCTTGCCCGATTGATGGCAAACGAAGAGGCAATGAAAGCTTTAATGAACATTGAAGGTTTCAGGAATTTGAATCAGGACATTGAAACTATTATCAATAAATCAGAAGCAGTTAAAAAAGCAAAGAAAGAAGCCAACGACCGAGAACTGACCAAGAAAGAGAAAAAAGAACTTTCAGACGAAGAAAAAGAGTACAAGAGCCTAAGAAAGCAAATCCAAGAAAAGCTAATCAAGTTCGCTACTCGTGTACCTGTGTTTATGTATCTGACAGACTACCGAGAACGAAGTTTGAGAGACGTAATCACACAATTAGAGCCTGGGCTTTTCAAGAAAGTAACAGGTTTGTCAGTGAAAGACTTTGAATTATTGGTAAGCCTTGGCGTGTTCAACTCTGCTTTAATGAATGATGCTGTTTACAAATTCAAACGGTATGAAGACGCAAGTTTGGAATATATTGGAATCAATAAGCACGAAGGACAAGACGTAGGTTTGTACGACACTGTTTTGAGCAGAAAAGATTATGAAGAAAGTTTTGTAAACGAACCAGAATAG
- a CDS encoding Eco57I restriction-modification methylase domain-containing protein — protein sequence MIQTNYNPDVLSCLANLSNDEVFTPPGLVNDILDLLPAELWSNPNAKFLDPVSKSGVFLREMAKRLMHGLETQIPDKQERINHIFSKQLYGIAITELTSLLSRRSVYCSKTANGKYSICETFDNEQGNIYYERMQHTWQNGKCTYCGASQEVYDREDALETYAYNFIHTDKPEKIFNMKFDVIVGNPPYQMSDGGGRDSGAISLYHKFIEQAKKLNPRYLSMIVPARWYSGGKGLDEFRDEMLKDKRLAQIHDFPETSDCFPGLNIRGGVCYFLWDREHKGDCTITNYKNGTILSTSKRPLLEPKSDVFVRYNEAIDILRKVKKFNEKTFDETVSARKPFGLDSNFSGFKKSKTDKHNILLYRFGDNGFVSEEQVIKNKHWVNEIKVLVSKASPGGDSYPHQIISKPIVADKMSCCTETYLVVGIYKNKKIAENVAKYMHTRFFRFMMSLIKNTQNISRGVFAFVPIQDFNEEWTDEKLFAKYGITASEIKFIDTLIRPME from the coding sequence ATGATACAAACGAACTATAACCCTGACGTACTCTCCTGTCTTGCCAATTTGAGCAATGACGAAGTATTTACGCCACCCGGTTTGGTGAATGATATTTTGGACTTGCTCCCTGCTGAGTTGTGGAGCAACCCAAACGCCAAATTTTTAGACCCTGTTTCTAAAAGTGGTGTGTTTTTGCGTGAAATGGCTAAGCGACTAATGCACGGTTTGGAAACCCAAATTCCCGACAAGCAGGAACGCATTAACCATATTTTTAGCAAACAACTCTATGGAATTGCCATTACCGAACTTACCAGCTTATTAAGCCGCAGAAGCGTGTATTGCTCCAAAACAGCCAATGGTAAATACTCTATATGCGAGACTTTTGATAATGAGCAAGGCAATATCTATTACGAACGTATGCAACACACCTGGCAAAACGGTAAATGCACCTATTGCGGAGCCAGCCAGGAAGTGTATGACCGAGAAGATGCTTTGGAAACCTACGCTTACAATTTTATTCACACAGACAAACCTGAAAAAATATTCAATATGAAATTTGACGTTATCGTTGGAAATCCACCTTATCAAATGAGTGATGGCGGTGGTCGTGATTCAGGTGCAATTTCACTTTATCACAAATTTATTGAACAAGCAAAGAAATTGAATCCAAGATATCTCTCAATGATTGTTCCTGCAAGATGGTACTCAGGCGGCAAAGGACTTGATGAATTTAGAGATGAAATGCTGAAAGATAAAAGATTAGCTCAAATTCACGATTTTCCAGAAACATCTGATTGTTTTCCTGGTCTAAATATTCGTGGTGGTGTGTGCTATTTTCTTTGGGACAGAGAGCACAAAGGGGATTGTACAATTACAAATTACAAAAATGGTACAATTCTGAGCACTTCAAAAAGACCGTTATTAGAGCCAAAGTCTGACGTCTTTGTAAGATACAATGAAGCAATTGACATACTTAGAAAAGTTAAGAAGTTCAATGAAAAGACATTTGATGAAACAGTGAGTGCAAGAAAGCCCTTTGGACTTGATTCCAATTTTTCAGGTTTCAAAAAGAGTAAAACGGATAAGCATAATATCTTGCTATACAGATTTGGAGATAACGGATTTGTGAGCGAAGAACAAGTGATAAAGAATAAGCATTGGGTAAATGAAATAAAAGTCTTGGTTTCCAAAGCCAGTCCGGGCGGAGACTCATATCCTCATCAAATAATTAGTAAACCAATTGTCGCTGATAAAATGTCTTGTTGTACTGAGACGTATCTAGTTGTTGGCATTTATAAAAACAAAAAAATTGCAGAGAATGTGGCAAAATATATGCACACACGTTTTTTCCGATTTATGATGTCATTAATCAAAAACACACAAAATATTTCTAGGGGTGTATTTGCTTTTGTACCAATCCAAGATTTCAACGAAGAATGGACTGATGAGAAATTATTTGCAAAATATGGCATCACAGCGAGTGAAATTAAGTTCATTGATACCTTAATAAGACCAATGGAATAA
- a CDS encoding restriction endonuclease subunit M encodes MSQVKSKKRVTDHGEVFTNEREVNAMLDLVKHETERIDSRFLEPACGNGNFLAEVLRRKLAVVDSRYSKSQVEWERYAVIAVSSIYGVDILEDNAQECRERLYNIFNERYISLFKDKCKDECRRSVKFLLSRNILWGDALDFTNPITKEPIIFSEWSAVNGSMLKRRDYMFKFLVEKSHQFSLFNDEGNAAAIDEPVKDFPLIHFLKLGEDDTNEL; translated from the coding sequence ATGAGCCAAGTAAAATCCAAAAAACGAGTTACAGACCACGGTGAAGTGTTTACAAACGAACGTGAAGTAAACGCTATGCTCGATTTGGTAAAACACGAAACGGAACGCATTGACTCACGTTTCTTAGAACCTGCTTGCGGTAATGGCAATTTTTTAGCAGAAGTTTTGAGACGAAAATTAGCAGTGGTGGACAGCCGATACAGCAAAAGTCAAGTGGAATGGGAACGCTATGCTGTAATCGCTGTTTCAAGTATATACGGTGTGGATATTTTGGAAGATAATGCTCAGGAGTGTAGAGAGCGACTGTATAATATTTTTAACGAACGATATATTTCTTTATTCAAGGACAAATGTAAAGACGAATGCAGAAGGAGTGTTAAGTTTTTATTGAGCAGAAATATTCTGTGGGGCGATGCTTTGGACTTTACAAATCCAATAACCAAGGAGCCGATTATATTTTCGGAATGGAGTGCGGTAAATGGCTCTATGCTGAAACGCAGAGATTATATGTTTAAATTTTTAGTGGAAAAATCGCACCAATTTTCTTTGTTTAATGATGAAGGCAACGCAGCAGCCATTGACGAACCTGTAAAGGATTTTCCGCTTATTCATTTCTTAAAATTAGGAGAAGATGATACAAACGAACTATAA
- the ltrA gene encoding group II intron reverse transcriptase/maturase has product MNPGKHGNLQMSLFDEWERGQKVKGTDVFSSGSGLVRDEWLSGCKEERALTQDLMSDITDLKNLDAALRQVISNRGSAGIDGMTVDELRDWLNSHHRELQRQLMTGTYQVTAVKEVLIPKPDGGKRQLGIPTVKDRLVQQAISQVLSKRYDPIFSEYSYGFRPRRNAHQALRKAGEYVAEGKDWVIDIDLAKFFDEVNHDRLLWQLSTRVGDKRVLKLIGKFLRAGMLIGGMANQRVKGTPQGSPLSPLLSNIVLDELDKELERRGHCFVRYADDIIIMVGSEPAAERSMQSLSKFIENRMRLRINKEKSHIVRPHQLNYLGHTILKGGSLGLSRKSEQRFKAKLKSLTKRNRGISFDQLISELNPVLRGWLNYFKHAKMKSRLRNLEAWLRRRLRCYRLKQCKRALGIARFLTKLGVPWNRSWTTAGSSKGWFRLSMTHAAHEGMNLEWFKKTGLYSLTANYG; this is encoded by the coding sequence ATGAACCCAGGTAAACACGGGAACTTACAGATGAGTCTTTTTGACGAATGGGAGCGTGGCCAAAAGGTGAAGGGGACTGACGTATTCAGTTCAGGAAGCGGTTTGGTACGGGACGAGTGGTTGTCAGGTTGCAAAGAGGAACGAGCCTTAACCCAAGATTTAATGAGTGATATAACGGACTTAAAGAATCTTGATGCCGCATTGCGGCAAGTAATCAGTAACAGGGGAAGTGCGGGCATTGACGGGATGACCGTTGACGAACTTAGAGATTGGCTTAACAGCCACCACCGAGAACTTCAACGCCAGTTAATGACAGGCACATACCAAGTTACGGCAGTTAAAGAGGTATTAATCCCGAAGCCTGATGGCGGGAAACGCCAACTGGGTATTCCCACGGTCAAAGATCGCTTGGTACAACAAGCGATAAGCCAAGTACTGTCGAAACGTTATGACCCTATATTCTCCGAATACAGCTACGGTTTTCGTCCACGGCGTAACGCTCATCAAGCATTACGTAAAGCGGGCGAATACGTGGCCGAAGGAAAGGATTGGGTTATCGACATAGACTTGGCAAAATTCTTTGACGAGGTGAATCACGACCGATTGCTTTGGCAGTTAAGTACTCGCGTTGGTGACAAGCGCGTACTTAAGTTGATAGGTAAATTTCTTCGAGCAGGAATGCTAATCGGGGGGATGGCCAATCAACGGGTGAAAGGGACACCGCAAGGCAGCCCACTATCACCCCTGTTGTCGAATATCGTCTTAGACGAACTGGACAAGGAGTTAGAGCGGAGAGGACACTGCTTTGTACGCTACGCCGATGATATTATCATAATGGTCGGAAGCGAACCAGCCGCGGAGCGATCGATGCAAAGCCTCTCCAAGTTTATCGAAAATCGGATGCGATTAAGAATAAACAAGGAAAAGAGCCATATCGTCCGTCCTCATCAACTCAATTATCTCGGCCATACTATCTTAAAAGGCGGGAGTTTAGGATTAAGCCGAAAGAGCGAACAACGCTTCAAGGCGAAACTAAAATCGCTTACCAAACGCAACAGGGGCATTAGCTTCGATCAGTTAATAAGCGAGCTAAATCCCGTTCTACGAGGCTGGCTAAACTACTTCAAGCACGCAAAGATGAAAAGTCGTCTTCGCAACCTTGAAGCTTGGCTTCGTCGTAGATTAAGATGCTATCGTTTAAAACAATGCAAACGGGCGTTGGGCATAGCCAGGTTCTTGACCAAGTTGGGCGTTCCTTGGAACCGGAGCTGGACAACGGCGGGAAGTTCTAAGGGATGGTTTAGACTGTCAATGACCCACGCTGCACACGAGGGAATGAACCTTGAATGGTTCAAGAAAACGGGACTTTACAGTTTAACGGCCAATTACGGTTAA
- a CDS encoding 5'-nucleotidase, with amino-acid sequence MRLLGPLRIAIVTARNSPSHMRVIKTLRSWNVYVDEAYFLGGWPKAPVLEAIGTHIFFDDQDRHLVDSQTKVPCGKVLYKSDSILKNFETEMIVNAKDTEKVEN; translated from the coding sequence TTGAGACTTTTAGGTCCTTTAAGAATTGCGATTGTTACAGCAAGAAATTCACCTAGTCATATGCGAGTAATAAAAACTTTGAGAAGTTGGAACGTTTACGTTGACGAAGCGTACTTTTTAGGAGGGTGGCCTAAGGCTCCAGTTCTTGAAGCTATTGGCACACACATATTTTTTGATGACCAAGACAGACATTTGGTGGATTCTCAAACTAAGGTACCTTGTGGAAAAGTGCTATACAAATCGGATTCAATCTTGAAAAATTTTGAAACAGAAATGATTGTAAACGCTAAAGACACAGAAAAAGTAGAAAATTAA
- the xerA gene encoding site-specific tyrosine recombinase/integron integrase, with the protein MKTMDLLEEFERKMIVQRYSPSSIKNYKSAVRSFLQLAEKKYSHPLEITETEIEKYIYWKIEKHRIGASYQRLIVASIDKFYLSMFNRQLNLKHLYPRSKNKSLPVYLTAREVSRLMESVTNLKHKCIVQLLYGCGLRLNELLHLKLTDVDSKNKIILVRKAKGGKDRVVMLSPLLLESLRHYYKIYQPEEYLIEGQGGGVYSEKSVQVIVKNAALKAGITKKVTPHTLRHSFATHLLENGTDIRYIQELLGHKSVNTTEIYTHVTDIAKSKIKSPLDLL; encoded by the coding sequence ATGAAAACAATGGATTTATTGGAGGAGTTTGAACGAAAAATGATTGTTCAACGATACAGTCCCAGCTCCATAAAAAATTACAAGAGTGCGGTGAGGAGTTTTCTACAGCTGGCTGAAAAGAAATATAGCCATCCGCTGGAGATAACGGAAACGGAAATTGAGAAATATATATACTGGAAAATTGAGAAACATCGCATCGGAGCATCTTATCAACGTTTGATCGTGGCTTCAATAGACAAGTTTTATCTTTCCATGTTCAACAGACAACTCAACCTCAAACACCTGTATCCGCGCTCAAAGAACAAAAGTCTGCCGGTTTACCTGACTGCCCGGGAGGTGAGCCGGTTAATGGAGAGTGTGACCAACCTGAAGCATAAATGTATCGTACAGCTGTTATATGGATGCGGACTGCGGTTAAACGAACTGCTTCACCTGAAACTAACCGATGTCGATTCGAAAAATAAAATTATCCTGGTTAGAAAAGCCAAAGGAGGAAAAGACCGTGTGGTGATGCTTTCCCCTCTGTTACTGGAATCTTTAAGGCATTACTACAAGATATATCAACCGGAGGAATACCTGATAGAGGGGCAGGGAGGGGGTGTCTATTCCGAAAAGAGCGTGCAGGTCATTGTCAAGAATGCAGCTTTAAAAGCGGGCATCACCAAAAAAGTGACTCCTCATACCTTGCGCCACAGCTTTGCTACCCACCTGCTGGAAAACGGTACGGATATCCGGTATATCCAGGAATTGCTCGGACACAAATCGGTGAATACGACCGAAATTTATACCCATGTTACCGACATCGCGAAATCCAAAATAAAAAGCCCGCTCGATCTGCTTTGA
- a CDS encoding ABC transporter ATP-binding protein, which yields MSISIRSLNKIYPNGNHALNNINMEIPTGMFGLLGPNGAGKSTLMRILVALMEPTSGEVDVFGYNLLKERKQVRGILGYLPQDFRFFAKYKTYEFLDYAARLSGMHNGRKRRQAVDEMLEMVGLFDVRERYASRLSGGMKRRLGIAQALIHNPRLIIVDEPTTGLDPEERIRFRNLLAKISEQNVTIILSTHIVGDISSTCNCMALMNKGEIAFFGSPEEMRREAEGKVWRMKISGDELPLIDKKYPVITTIPSGTGWEIQVVADEIEGYDAEPYPPNLEHAYVYFMEKKLNRWMED from the coding sequence ATGAGCATTTCAATCAGGTCACTGAATAAGATCTACCCGAACGGGAACCATGCATTGAACAACATCAATATGGAGATCCCAACCGGCATGTTTGGGCTATTGGGCCCAAATGGTGCAGGTAAATCGACGCTGATGCGTATTCTTGTTGCCCTGATGGAACCCACCTCGGGAGAGGTGGATGTGTTCGGTTACAACCTGCTGAAAGAGCGCAAGCAGGTTCGTGGAATTCTAGGCTATCTACCCCAGGACTTTCGTTTTTTTGCCAAATATAAGACTTACGAATTTCTTGATTATGCAGCACGCTTATCGGGCATGCATAACGGAAGGAAACGGCGGCAGGCCGTAGATGAGATGTTGGAGATGGTCGGACTCTTCGATGTCCGTGAAAGATATGCTTCACGGCTCTCGGGTGGAATGAAACGTCGCCTGGGCATTGCACAGGCGTTGATCCATAATCCCCGGCTGATCATTGTGGATGAGCCCACCACGGGGCTCGACCCGGAAGAGCGGATCCGCTTCCGCAATCTCCTGGCCAAGATCAGTGAACAGAACGTGACCATCATTCTATCTACCCATATCGTGGGTGACATATCCAGTACATGTAACTGCATGGCTCTGATGAATAAGGGGGAGATCGCCTTTTTCGGTTCGCCAGAGGAGATGCGTCGGGAGGCTGAAGGAAAGGTGTGGCGAATGAAAATCAGCGGCGACGAGTTACCCCTTATCGACAAGAAATATCCGGTAATCACCACCATACCGTCGGGTACCGGGTGGGAGATCCAGGTTGTTGCAGACGAGATTGAGGGGTACGATGCGGAGCCTTATCCTCCCAATCTCGAACATGCCTATGTCTACTTCATGGAGAAGAAACTGAACCGTTGGATGGAGGATTAA
- a CDS encoding GNAT family N-acetyltransferase codes for MGKVIIGECGDVIIRELMDSDLEKMALYANNERVSINLRDGFPKPFTIENARNFKKMVDTQNPKTYFAIEYMNEYVGNISLTPGTDVYRILALKKTRPIKNGGLMTRAQ; via the coding sequence ATGGGAAAAGTAATAATTGGAGAGTGCGGAGATGTAATCATTAGAGAATTAATGGACTCTGATTTGGAGAAAATGGCACTTTATGCAAACAACGAGAGGGTTAGTATTAATTTACGTGATGGATTTCCAAAACCATTTACAATTGAGAATGCCAGGAACTTTAAGAAAATGGTGGATACTCAAAATCCAAAGACCTATTTTGCCATTGAATATATGAATGAGTACGTGGGAAATATAAGTTTGACGCCTGGAACTGACGTTTATCGTATATTAGCCCTCAAAAAAACCAGACCGATTAAAAATGGCGGTTTAATGACCAGGGCGCAATAG
- a CDS encoding 5'-nucleotidase yields the protein MGLDFSKILVVGVSSRALFNLEEEERIFKEKNVRGFREYQFANEDKLLEKGTAFPLIEALLKLNKHVDAKSPIVEVVIMSKNSPETGLRILKSIEHYGLPFTRWAFSAGEPLAPFIKAFNIDLFLSKDEKDVQKIIDSSSCATALVYDPPEHFTPETDRVKFTFDADAVVFSEESEIIYKTQNIEAFHQHEKEKENVPLNDGPFAALLRKLSDIQDQLPVEKELSPS from the coding sequence ATGGGATTAGACTTTTCAAAAATATTAGTAGTTGGTGTTTCTTCTAGAGCATTATTCAATCTTGAAGAAGAAGAAAGAATATTCAAAGAAAAAAATGTACGGGGTTTCCGTGAATATCAATTTGCCAATGAGGATAAATTACTTGAAAAAGGAACAGCCTTTCCATTAATAGAAGCACTGCTAAAACTGAATAAGCACGTTGACGCCAAATCACCAATTGTTGAAGTGGTTATTATGTCTAAAAATAGCCCTGAAACTGGTTTAAGGATTCTAAAATCCATTGAGCATTATGGATTACCTTTTACTCGATGGGCATTTTCAGCAGGTGAACCACTTGCACCATTTATAAAAGCATTCAATATTGACCTCTTTTTATCTAAAGACGAGAAAGACGTTCAGAAAATAATTGATTCGTCAAGTTGTGCAACAGCTCTAGTTTATGACCCTCCTGAGCATTTTACACCTGAAACAGACAGAGTTAAGTTTACCTTTGATGCAGATGCAGTAGTGTTTTCGGAAGAATCAGAAATCATTTATAAAACACAAAATATTGAAGCCTTTCATCAACACGAAAAAGAAAAAGAAAATGTACCATTAAATGATGGACCATTCGCTGCTTTATTAAGAAAGTTATCAGATATTCAAGATCAATTGCCAGTTGAAAAAGAATTATCTCCTTCTTAA
- a CDS encoding IS1380 family transposase, with protein MQYKNSKKISFTASSVKKEFSSEQLTSYSGLSVTSDFINHCGIYRRLEHLFPTIRHNASRFSTAQILSSILLASLCGVHRLKRIENFTFDALVARLLKLPKNIDEDTIRRHLTGLGERGARSLHELLLGFTGMQVSRCGLSRLTLDCDSSTFTVYGNQQGAEVGYNSHKKGSKSYHPILCFVTEMKLLVNSWLRPGSAYTSNGVCEFVKETLAALPQKVEKVFFRADSGFFNGGLFNLLEDGKHEYLVKVKLKNLKDLLAGQTWQPIGPRTATCQFTHQCSGWRNPRMFYAVRIIKQMVEVDYFGEKQFVPEYEYFCYCSNLKGLDALQLHTLYGSRSESENWIEQTKNSLCAGKTITHDFVCYACSLSIGLKSRAGLFWREPLVDGKGVTARYNLKEA; from the coding sequence ATGCAATACAAAAATAGTAAAAAAATCTCATTTACTGCCAGTTCAGTAAAGAAAGAGTTCAGTTCAGAACAATTAACGTCATATTCAGGGTTAAGCGTAACCTCTGATTTTATCAACCATTGCGGCATTTATCGTCGGTTGGAACATCTTTTCCCAACCATCCGCCACAATGCAAGCCGTTTCAGCACAGCCCAAATACTCTCAAGTATCCTGTTGGCATCGTTGTGCGGTGTTCACCGTTTGAAGCGGATTGAAAACTTCACCTTTGACGCCTTGGTTGCCCGCTTGTTGAAGTTACCCAAGAACATTGACGAGGACACCATACGCCGCCATTTGACAGGTTTGGGTGAAAGGGGCGCCCGTTCGCTTCACGAGCTGTTGTTGGGTTTTACAGGCATGCAAGTTTCCCGTTGCGGTTTAAGCCGCTTGACACTTGATTGCGACTCAAGCACATTTACCGTTTACGGCAACCAACAAGGGGCTGAGGTGGGTTATAACTCGCATAAGAAGGGTTCGAAAAGCTATCACCCCATCTTATGTTTTGTCACGGAGATGAAACTGCTTGTCAATTCATGGCTCCGCCCGGGTTCAGCTTACACCTCAAACGGAGTTTGTGAGTTTGTCAAAGAAACCTTGGCCGCTCTTCCCCAAAAGGTGGAGAAGGTGTTTTTCAGGGCCGACAGCGGTTTTTTCAATGGTGGATTATTTAATTTGTTAGAAGACGGTAAACATGAATATTTGGTGAAAGTAAAGCTGAAAAACCTGAAAGATTTACTTGCCGGGCAGACTTGGCAGCCGATTGGCCCACGGACGGCGACCTGTCAGTTTACACATCAATGTAGCGGTTGGAGGAATCCCCGCATGTTTTATGCCGTGCGCATCATAAAGCAAATGGTTGAAGTCGATTATTTTGGCGAAAAACAATTTGTACCCGAGTATGAGTACTTTTGCTATTGCTCGAACCTGAAAGGATTGGATGCCTTGCAGCTCCATACCCTTTATGGATCCCGATCAGAGAGTGAGAATTGGATCGAGCAAACCAAAAACTCGCTTTGTGCGGGAAAAACCATCACGCATGATTTTGTTTGCTATGCATGTTCATTATCTATAGGGTTAAAGTCCCGAGCGGGCTTATTTTGGCGAGAACCGTTAGTTGATGGCAAGGGTGTTACCGCGAGGTATAACCTGAAAGAAGCCTAA